Genomic DNA from Hordeum vulgare subsp. vulgare chromosome 2H, MorexV3_pseudomolecules_assembly, whole genome shotgun sequence:
ACCTGTTTCGTGAGGAACATAAATTCAAGGGAAACTTAGACAACCCGTGTTGAATAATATGTCACATTATACCATGTTGTTTTTTTATCAGCCGTAATATTCCGGTCCATAGTAGCGAGcagttagttgattcttttttacaaACTGGGCGTCACGTCCACGGTCCTCCTCAGCAAATTTATTTCCAAGAAGACGCTATTCTTTGTTTCAATAATAAATCTCTCAAAGGAGGGATCACTATCAGATGTGCACTCCTAAAATAAACAAGAAGGGGTCACTATCAGATGTACACCAAGCGTACTTCTTTGTTCGGCCATATCATTTTTGTACAATCTGGCTGGCCAATCAAATGTGTGTGTCATTTTATACTATCTGGCCGGCCACCATAATCCACGGCAATGCAACAGCCCATATTCACAAACAACTTCGTACAAGCACCGTATCTCTCCGTCTCCCATTTTAGCACTATATATACCACCAAGTCCCATCCAGCAAACCAGACCAAAGTAACTATCAGTGTAGTCCGGTGCCTAACTGAAGATGGCCATCCACAAGGCTTCGCTTCTTGCCATCCTCGGTTGCATCTGCCtctatggcactatcattgtagcTCGTGAGCTGAACAATGACTTGTTGATGGTGACGAAGCATGAGGACTGGATGGCTCAGTACGGTCGCGTGTACAAGGACACCATTGAGAAGGCTCGTCGGTTTGAGGTTTTCAAAGCCAACGTCGAATTCATTGAGACATTCAATTCCAAGAATCACAAGTTCTGGCTCGGCGTCAACCAGTTCGCTGATATCAGCAATGATGAGTTCAGGACAACCAAAACAAACAAGGGGTTCAAAGCAAACCCCATGCGAGTTCTTTCTACAGGATTCAGGTATGAGAACTTGAGTTTTGATGCCCTTCCAACAACGATGGACTGGAGGGCCAAGGGAGCCGTCACTCCTATCAAGGATCAAGGCCAGTGCGGTAAGTCAAAAAACATTGTGATGCATTGCATATATTTGGTAATATTTTCTGGGATAACACTATAACAACATAATTATTTCTAGGCTGTTGTTGGGCATTTTCTGCTGTTGCCGCGACTGAGGGCATTGTAAAACTGAAAACCGGGAAGTTGATCTCACTGTCGGAGCAAGAGTTAGTTGACTGTGATGTTCATGGTGAAGACCAAGGCTGCGAGGGAGGACTCATGGATGATGCCTTCAAATTCATTGTCAAGAATGGGGGCCTTACTACGGAGTCCAGCTACCCATATACAGCAGCTGACGATAAGTGCAAGGCTGGATCCAACAGTGCCGCCACCATCACCGGCTTTGAAGATGTGCCTGCCAATAACGAGGGTGCCCTTATGAAGGCGGTGGCAAACCAACCAGTATCTGTAGCTGTGGACGGGGGTGACATGACGTTCCAATTCTACTCTGGTGGGGTCATGACTGGGTCCTGTGGAACTGACTTGGACCATGGAATTGCAGCCATTGGATATGGAAAGACTAGTGATGGCACAAGCTATTGGTTGATGAAGAATTCATGGGGTGCAACTTGGGGCGAAGATGGGTATTTGAGAATGGAGAAAGACATTGCAGACAAGAAGGGCATGTGTGGTCTTGCCATGGAACCTTCTTACCCCACAAAATAGGAAGATTTTCAAATGCCACATAGTCATGCAAATGCACAGTTCTCAAATAACTAAGGTTCCTATATCCTATGTATAGTTCATATGTGTTCGTAAATTGGGTACGATGATGTATCTTATGTGCATACATTCTTATACTTTGTAAATTAATATCATGTGTGCTATATTGTACGTGAGAAGTTGATAAAGAATTATGTTGATACATATTACATGAAGCTTTGAAATGTGTAAGTTACTTGACTATGTTAAGAGTAAACTCTAAAGGTAGTTTCATATATATGGTTTTTATATAGTGTCTTCGGGTATTTATAGGAAT
This window encodes:
- the LOC123429229 gene encoding senescence-specific cysteine protease SAG39-like; amino-acid sequence: MAIHKASLLAILGCICLYGTIIVARELNNDLLMVTKHEDWMAQYGRVYKDTIEKARRFEVFKANVEFIETFNSKNHKFWLGVNQFADISNDEFRTTKTNKGFKANPMRVLSTGFRYENLSFDALPTTMDWRAKGAVTPIKDQGQCGCCWAFSAVAATEGIVKLKTGKLISLSEQELVDCDVHGEDQGCEGGLMDDAFKFIVKNGGLTTESSYPYTAADDKCKAGSNSAATITGFEDVPANNEGALMKAVANQPVSVAVDGGDMTFQFYSGGVMTGSCGTDLDHGIAAIGYGKTSDGTSYWLMKNSWGATWGEDGYLRMEKDIADKKGMCGLAMEPSYPTK